The following coding sequences are from one Pseudonocardia sp. HH130630-07 window:
- a CDS encoding PE domain-containing protein, giving the protein MAQITPDNVLAVRNELRFHAEKIREAIRAPGIENGFTPCGGDVVSVAAAESFNAKIGQIRDVHLAHAEELQDAAQRLEQAAREYGHTDDYIRDSFTDARPALQERLDGVRATYPART; this is encoded by the coding sequence ATGGCTCAGATCACCCCGGACAACGTCCTGGCCGTCCGCAACGAGCTACGTTTCCACGCCGAGAAGATCCGTGAGGCGATTCGGGCCCCCGGTATCGAGAACGGGTTCACTCCGTGTGGCGGCGACGTCGTCTCCGTCGCCGCAGCCGAGAGCTTCAACGCCAAAATAGGGCAGATCCGCGACGTCCATCTCGCCCACGCCGAGGAGCTTCAGGACGCCGCTCAGCGCTTGGAGCAGGCTGCCCGCGAGTACGGCCACACCGACGACTACATCCGGGACTCGTTCACCGACGCGCGCCCGGCCCTGCAGGAACGCCTCGACGGCGTCCGTGCGACGTACCCGGCCAGGACCTGA
- a CDS encoding TIGR04222 domain-containing membrane protein, with protein MRSPLGVVEMGTNLTDATWGIPGSTFLVLYGVIGVVAVLLAVRARRHIARGDPYGLHGLDTRPEDVAYLNGGPELAVYAALSAMHVDGTVVTSRRTSGQVQAGNRPTRAATPLQQAIHRSAYRLTPRRTLHTHEPVRLELARIGRRLEGIGLLLSAGDRSRYRATAWLPGAVCVLGAARLAAGVGNGRPVGFLVLLVVVLGVVTVVLAVRAPDRTRIGTTALAEVRARHDVLSPAMRPDWTSAGARAAALSVGAFGMGAMLASEPAFAEELAAQKAAALGGGGGGGGSWSGSSGSGGSSGDGGFFGGGGFSGGDGGSGGGCGGGGGGGGGGGGCGG; from the coding sequence GTGCGCTCGCCGCTGGGGGTGGTGGAGATGGGCACGAACCTCACCGATGCGACCTGGGGGATCCCCGGGTCGACGTTCCTGGTCCTCTACGGGGTGATCGGGGTCGTCGCCGTACTGCTCGCCGTGCGTGCACGGCGGCACATCGCGCGCGGCGACCCGTACGGCCTGCACGGCCTCGACACCCGGCCCGAGGATGTCGCCTACCTCAACGGCGGCCCCGAACTGGCCGTGTACGCGGCGCTGTCGGCGATGCACGTCGACGGCACCGTGGTCACGTCGCGCCGCACGTCGGGCCAGGTCCAGGCCGGCAACCGGCCGACCCGGGCGGCGACGCCGCTGCAGCAGGCGATCCACCGCAGCGCGTACCGGCTGACGCCGCGCCGGACCCTGCACACCCACGAGCCGGTCCGTCTCGAACTGGCCCGCATCGGGCGGCGGCTGGAGGGGATCGGCCTGCTGCTCTCCGCGGGCGACCGGAGCCGGTACCGGGCGACGGCGTGGCTGCCGGGCGCGGTCTGCGTGCTGGGCGCGGCCCGGTTGGCGGCCGGGGTCGGCAACGGCCGCCCGGTCGGGTTCCTGGTGCTGCTCGTCGTGGTGCTGGGCGTGGTGACCGTGGTGCTCGCCGTGCGGGCACCGGACCGGACCCGGATCGGCACCACCGCGCTCGCCGAGGTCCGGGCCCGGCACGACGTGCTGTCGCCGGCGATGCGGCCGGACTGGACGTCGGCCGGGGCGAGGGCGGCGGCGCTGAGCGTGGGTGCGTTCGGCATGGGGGCGATGCTCGCGTCCGAGCCGGCGTTCGCCGAGGAGCTGGCCGCGCAGAAGGCCGCCGCGCTCGGCGGCGGGGGCGGGGGCGGCGGGAGCTGGTCCGGCTCGTCGGGATCGGGCGGGTCCTCCGGTGACGGCGGGTTCTTCGGGGGCGGCGGGTTCTCCGGCGGTGACGGCGGCAGCGGAGGCGGCTGCGGCGGCGGCGGCGGTGGCGGTGGCGGTGGCGGTGGCTGCGGCGGCTGA
- a CDS encoding DUF692 domain-containing protein → MGARRDTGDRRLRGTGAGWRGAIAAALDDVPGLGFHEVIAESIRPGSARDDVSASLLRHDVVVHGVRLSLGSPDGLDPARVAHLAACTGATGAVLASEHVAFVRAGGMEAGHLLPLPRTREALDVLAGNVARTRSELDVPLALEPIAALFDWPDDEFDEAGFLLRLHERTGAPLLLDVANVGVNARNRGRDPRADIDALLAVLPPGAIAYCHVAGSADHDGLVHDTHTAPVGPEVLDLLAHTVGQLPEPPPVMLERDGAYPPAAELAAELAAIAAAAGHPSPCRAPATGVPS, encoded by the coding sequence GTGGGGGCGCGCCGGGACACCGGCGACCGCCGGCTGCGCGGCACGGGCGCCGGCTGGCGGGGCGCGATCGCCGCCGCCCTGGACGACGTGCCCGGGCTCGGCTTCCACGAGGTGATCGCCGAGTCCATCCGGCCGGGCTCCGCGCGCGACGACGTATCGGCGTCCCTGCTGCGCCACGACGTCGTCGTGCACGGGGTCCGGCTCTCGCTCGGCTCGCCCGACGGCCTGGACCCGGCCCGGGTCGCGCACCTCGCGGCCTGCACCGGGGCCACCGGGGCCGTGCTCGCGAGCGAGCACGTCGCGTTCGTCCGGGCGGGCGGCATGGAGGCCGGGCACCTGCTGCCGCTGCCGCGGACCCGCGAGGCGCTGGACGTGCTGGCCGGCAACGTCGCGCGCACCCGGTCCGAGCTCGACGTCCCGCTCGCCCTGGAACCGATCGCCGCCCTGTTCGACTGGCCCGACGACGAGTTCGACGAGGCCGGGTTCCTGCTACGGCTGCACGAGCGGACCGGCGCCCCGCTGCTGCTGGACGTGGCGAACGTGGGGGTCAACGCCCGCAACCGGGGCCGCGACCCGCGGGCCGACATCGACGCGCTGCTCGCCGTCCTCCCGCCGGGGGCGATCGCGTACTGCCACGTCGCGGGCAGCGCCGACCACGACGGCCTGGTCCACGACACGCACACCGCGCCGGTCGGGCCGGAGGTCCTCGACCTGCTGGCGCACACCGTCGGGCAGCTCCCCGAGCCGCCGCCGGTGATGCTGGAACGCGACGGCGCCTACCCGCCCGCGGCCGAGCTGGCGGCCGAGCTGGCGGCGATCGCGGCGGCCGCCGGGCACCCGTCGCCGTGCCGGGCACCGGCCACCGGGGTGCCGTCGTGA
- a CDS encoding acyl-CoA carboxylase subunit beta has translation MSAATEPMATPDGESGQDQPDVHTTAGRLADLYRRFDEAVHAGSEAAVDKQHAKGRQTARERIDQLLDPGSFVELDALTRHRSTNFGMETKRPFGDGVVTGSGTVDGRPVAVFSQDATVFGGALGEVYGEKIVKVMDLAAKIGCPMIGINDGGGARIQEGVVALGLYGEIFTRNVRSSGVIPQISLVMGPCAGGAVYSPAITDFTVMVDETSHMFITGPDVIKTVTGEDVDMEELGGGRAHNSKSGVAHYLAGDESDAFDYVKQLLSFLPSNNLSEPPSFPAPEPTEGSVADTVTDTDRELDTLVPDSANTPYDIREVINRVVDEADFLEVQELWAPNIVIGYGRVEGHSVGIVANQPTQFAGCLDIDASEKAARFVRTCDAFNIPVLTFVDVPGFLPGTDQEWNGIIRRGAKLIYAYAEATVPKVTVITRKAYGGAYDVMGSKHLGADVNIAWPTAQIAVTGAQGAVSILYRKELKGLEGDELAAKRAELQQDYEDTLCNPYIAADRGYVDAVVPPSHTRGYVGRSLRMLSTKREQGPTRKHGNIPL, from the coding sequence ATGAGCGCCGCAACGGAGCCGATGGCGACCCCGGACGGTGAGTCCGGCCAGGACCAGCCCGACGTCCACACCACCGCGGGCCGGCTCGCCGACCTGTACCGGCGGTTCGACGAGGCGGTGCACGCCGGCTCCGAGGCCGCAGTGGACAAGCAGCACGCGAAGGGCCGCCAGACCGCCCGGGAGCGGATCGACCAGCTGCTCGACCCGGGATCGTTCGTCGAGCTCGACGCGCTGACCCGGCACCGATCGACGAACTTCGGCATGGAGACCAAGCGCCCGTTCGGCGACGGCGTCGTGACCGGTTCCGGCACCGTCGACGGCCGTCCGGTCGCGGTGTTCTCCCAGGACGCGACGGTGTTCGGCGGCGCGCTCGGCGAGGTCTACGGCGAGAAGATCGTCAAGGTGATGGACCTGGCCGCGAAGATCGGCTGCCCGATGATCGGGATCAACGACGGCGGCGGCGCCCGGATCCAGGAGGGCGTGGTCGCCCTCGGCCTCTACGGCGAGATCTTCACCCGCAACGTGCGCAGCTCCGGGGTGATCCCGCAGATCTCGCTGGTCATGGGCCCGTGCGCGGGCGGGGCGGTATACTCCCCGGCGATCACCGACTTCACCGTGATGGTCGACGAGACCAGCCACATGTTCATCACCGGGCCGGACGTCATCAAGACCGTCACCGGCGAGGACGTCGACATGGAGGAGCTCGGCGGCGGCCGCGCGCACAACTCGAAGTCGGGTGTCGCGCACTACCTGGCCGGTGACGAGTCCGACGCGTTCGACTACGTCAAGCAGCTGCTGAGCTTCCTGCCCTCGAACAACCTGTCCGAGCCGCCGTCGTTCCCGGCCCCGGAGCCGACCGAGGGCTCGGTCGCCGACACCGTCACCGACACCGACCGCGAGCTCGACACACTCGTGCCGGACTCGGCGAACACCCCGTACGACATCCGCGAGGTGATCAACCGGGTGGTCGACGAGGCCGACTTCCTGGAGGTCCAGGAGCTCTGGGCGCCGAACATCGTGATCGGCTACGGGCGGGTCGAGGGCCACAGCGTCGGCATCGTCGCGAACCAGCCGACCCAGTTCGCCGGCTGCCTCGACATCGACGCCTCGGAGAAGGCCGCCCGGTTCGTCCGGACCTGCGACGCGTTCAACATCCCGGTGCTCACCTTCGTCGACGTCCCCGGGTTCCTGCCCGGCACCGACCAGGAGTGGAACGGCATCATCCGGCGCGGCGCGAAGCTGATCTACGCCTACGCCGAGGCGACCGTCCCGAAGGTCACCGTGATCACCCGCAAGGCCTACGGCGGCGCCTACGACGTCATGGGGTCCAAGCACCTCGGCGCGGACGTCAACATCGCCTGGCCGACCGCGCAGATCGCCGTCACCGGGGCCCAGGGCGCGGTGTCGATCCTGTACCGCAAGGAGCTCAAGGGCCTGGAGGGCGACGAGCTCGCCGCCAAGCGCGCCGAGCTGCAGCAGGACTACGAGGACACGCTCTGCAACCCCTACATCGCCGCGGACCGGGGCTACGTCGACGCCGTGGTGCCACCGTCGCACACCCGCGGGTACGTCGGGCGGTCGCTGCGGATGCTGTCCACCAAGCGGGAGCAGGGCCCGACCCGCAAGCACGGGAACATCCCGCTGTGA
- a CDS encoding sulfurtransferase yields the protein MAVENDPDAKLAEYAHPERLVTTGWLAEHLKDPGLVVVESDEDVLLYDTGHIPGAVKVDWHTELNDPVTRDYVDGTRFAEIMSERGIGRDTTIVVYGDRNNWWAAYALWVFSLFGHADVRLLDGGRSKWVAEGREMVTGTPEPQRAEYPVVERDDAGIRAFKDDVLAHLGKPLVDVRSPQEYTGEKLHMPDYPQEGAVRGGHIPGAASVPWARAAAEDGSFRPRAELSAIYEQEQGLKSSDEVVAYCRIGERSSHTWFVLTHLLGFGTVRNYDGSWTEWGNAVRVPIVQGEERGSA from the coding sequence ATGGCTGTGGAGAACGACCCCGACGCGAAGCTCGCCGAGTACGCGCACCCCGAGCGCCTGGTCACCACCGGGTGGCTGGCCGAGCACCTGAAGGATCCGGGTCTCGTGGTCGTGGAGTCCGACGAGGACGTTCTGCTCTACGACACCGGGCACATCCCGGGCGCGGTGAAGGTCGACTGGCACACCGAGCTGAACGACCCGGTCACCCGGGACTACGTCGACGGCACCCGGTTCGCCGAGATCATGTCCGAGCGCGGCATCGGCCGGGACACCACGATCGTCGTCTACGGCGACCGCAACAACTGGTGGGCCGCCTACGCCCTGTGGGTGTTCTCGCTGTTCGGCCACGCCGACGTGCGGCTGCTCGACGGCGGCCGCTCCAAGTGGGTCGCCGAGGGCCGCGAGATGGTCACCGGCACCCCGGAGCCGCAGCGGGCGGAGTACCCGGTCGTCGAGCGGGACGACGCGGGCATCCGCGCCTTCAAGGACGACGTGCTGGCCCACCTCGGCAAGCCCCTGGTCGACGTGCGGTCCCCGCAGGAGTACACCGGCGAGAAGCTGCACATGCCGGACTACCCGCAGGAGGGTGCCGTGCGCGGCGGGCACATCCCGGGCGCCGCGAGCGTGCCGTGGGCCCGGGCCGCCGCCGAGGACGGCTCGTTCCGGCCCCGGGCCGAGCTGTCGGCCATCTACGAGCAGGAACAGGGCCTGAAGTCCTCCGACGAGGTCGTCGCCTACTGCCGGATCGGCGAGCGTTCGAGCCACACCTGGTTCGTGCTGACCCACCTGCTGGGCTTCGGCACGGTCCGCAACTACGACGGTTCCTGGACCGAGTGGGGCAACGCCGTGCGCGTCCCGATCGTCCAGGGCGAGGAGCGCGGGTCGGCATGA
- a CDS encoding acyl-CoA carboxylase subunit epsilon: protein MSGDDEPTPEERRALFRVVRGTPDDRELAALTAVLAAAASGTGTGSAPAAAPSPWSHPAAQLRAPLAPGPGAWRASALPR, encoded by the coding sequence GTGAGCGGCGACGACGAACCGACGCCCGAGGAGCGGCGCGCGCTGTTCCGCGTCGTGCGGGGCACCCCGGACGACCGGGAACTCGCCGCGCTGACCGCGGTGCTCGCCGCGGCCGCGTCCGGCACGGGCACCGGCTCCGCTCCCGCCGCCGCACCGAGCCCCTGGTCGCACCCCGCCGCCCAGCTGCGCGCCCCCCTGGCCCCCGGCCCCGGCGCCTGGCGCGCCTCCGCCCTCCCCCGGTAA
- a CDS encoding sensor histidine kinase, which translates to MNAAAGRGPGRPGVPALLMSLLWLPLLLGLLVLGRGQQVSPVWLYPVGIVPAVAGWLLFSFRPGISGRTLYAVIVVLVGGGAVLLAGSDGWTAAAGFPMLAALITGMRLPTRTAAVVSGLNACLLVLVVGPYESLWDPVAVIAAVAALMLFGMARRDAARRAEEHEGALVADARAREEHARAEAVTDRARVARDVHDVLAHSLSALAVQLQGARLMALRDGAAEDTVAQIERAQRLASDGIAEARRAVRALREGPGPVDVGAELHTLADAHPDATVHVDPDLRLGGREGETVLRTAQEALSNARKHAPGAPVTVSLRGTGDGAELEVRDSGSGPPAPADGAGSGLVGMAERAALVGAELETGATGDGWRVRLRIPADAGERIVR; encoded by the coding sequence ATGAATGCCGCCGCCGGTCGCGGGCCCGGCAGGCCCGGGGTCCCGGCCCTGCTGATGTCACTGCTCTGGCTGCCGCTGCTGCTGGGCCTGCTGGTGCTCGGCCGCGGCCAGCAGGTCTCCCCGGTGTGGCTCTACCCGGTCGGCATCGTCCCGGCCGTGGCCGGATGGCTGCTGTTCTCCTTCCGGCCCGGGATCTCCGGGCGCACGCTGTACGCGGTGATCGTCGTGCTGGTCGGGGGCGGCGCCGTGCTCCTCGCCGGGTCCGACGGCTGGACGGCCGCCGCCGGGTTCCCGATGCTGGCCGCCCTCATCACCGGGATGCGGCTGCCGACCCGGACCGCGGCCGTCGTCTCGGGGCTCAACGCCTGCCTGCTGGTGCTGGTGGTGGGCCCGTACGAGTCGCTGTGGGACCCGGTCGCCGTCATCGCGGCGGTCGCCGCGCTGATGCTGTTCGGGATGGCCCGCCGCGACGCGGCGCGCCGGGCCGAGGAGCACGAGGGCGCGCTCGTCGCCGACGCCAGGGCCCGCGAGGAGCACGCCCGCGCCGAGGCCGTCACCGACCGGGCCCGGGTCGCCCGCGACGTGCACGACGTGCTGGCGCACTCGCTGTCCGCGCTCGCCGTCCAGCTGCAGGGGGCCCGGCTGATGGCGCTGCGCGACGGGGCGGCCGAGGACACCGTCGCTCAGATCGAGCGGGCCCAACGCCTCGCCTCCGACGGCATCGCCGAGGCCCGCCGGGCGGTCCGGGCGCTGCGCGAGGGCCCCGGCCCGGTCGACGTCGGCGCCGAGCTGCACACGCTGGCCGACGCGCACCCGGACGCGACGGTGCACGTCGACCCGGACCTGCGGCTCGGCGGACGGGAGGGCGAGACGGTGCTGCGGACCGCACAGGAGGCACTGAGCAACGCGCGCAAGCACGCGCCGGGCGCCCCGGTGACGGTGTCGCTGCGCGGCACCGGCGACGGCGCCGAGCTGGAGGTGCGCGACTCCGGATCCGGTCCCCCGGCCCCCGCCGACGGCGCGGGGTCGGGCCTGGTCGGGATGGCCGAGCGGGCGGCGCTGGTCGGTGCCGAGCTGGAGACCGGCGCCACCGGGGACGGCTGGCGGGTCCGGTTGCGGATCCCGGCGGACGCCGGGGAGAGGATCGTGCGATGA
- a CDS encoding acetyl/propionyl/methylcrotonyl-CoA carboxylase subunit alpha, producing the protein MPALRKVLVANRGEIAVRVIRAARDAGLGSVAVYADPDRDAPFVRLADEAFALGGSTAAESYLDIGKVVAAAQQAGADAIHPGYGFLSENADFAQAVIDAGITWIGPSPQSIRDLGDKVTARHIAMRAGAPLVPGTKNPVGDADEVLAFADEHGLPVAIKAAFGGGGRGMKVARERSEVAELYESAVREATAAFGRGECFVERYLDRPRHVETQVLADQHGNVVVVGTRDCSLQRRFQKLVEEAPAPFLTDEQRSTLYEASKAICTEAGYYGAGTVEFLIGEDGMITFLEVNTRLQVEHPVSEETTGIDLVRQMFRIAEGKELELGGDPEPRGHAIEFRINGEDAGRNFLPAPGTVERIHYPAGPGVRLDAGVEDGSVVGGQFDSLLAKLIVSGADRQQALQRARRALEEFRVEGMATVLDFHRLVVTDPAFTATTGEAFAVHTRWIETEWDNTVPPFAGGAGADESAAERRTVVVEVGGRRLEVSLPGDLALGGGGGNGGPAKGAPRRRSGAGGGAKVSGDAVTAPMQGTIIKVAVSDGDTVATGDLILVLEAMKMENPVTATKDGTVTGLTAEQGASVSQGTVICEIKD; encoded by the coding sequence GTGCCCGCACTGCGCAAAGTGCTCGTCGCCAACCGGGGAGAGATCGCCGTCCGGGTGATCCGGGCCGCGAGGGACGCGGGGCTGGGGAGCGTCGCCGTCTACGCCGACCCGGACCGCGACGCCCCGTTCGTCCGGCTCGCCGACGAGGCCTTCGCGCTGGGCGGCAGCACCGCGGCCGAGTCCTACCTCGACATCGGCAAGGTCGTCGCCGCCGCGCAGCAGGCCGGGGCGGACGCGATCCACCCCGGCTACGGCTTCCTGTCCGAGAACGCCGACTTCGCCCAGGCCGTCATCGACGCGGGGATCACCTGGATCGGGCCGTCCCCGCAGTCGATCCGCGACCTGGGCGACAAGGTCACCGCCCGGCACATCGCGATGCGGGCCGGTGCGCCCCTGGTCCCGGGCACGAAGAACCCGGTCGGCGACGCCGACGAGGTGCTCGCCTTCGCCGACGAGCACGGCCTGCCGGTGGCGATCAAGGCCGCGTTCGGCGGCGGCGGACGCGGCATGAAGGTCGCCCGCGAGCGCTCCGAGGTCGCCGAGCTCTACGAGTCCGCCGTCCGGGAGGCCACCGCGGCGTTCGGCCGTGGGGAGTGCTTCGTCGAGCGCTACCTCGACCGCCCGCGGCACGTCGAGACCCAGGTGCTGGCCGACCAGCACGGCAACGTCGTCGTCGTGGGCACCCGGGACTGCTCGCTGCAGCGCCGCTTCCAGAAGCTGGTCGAGGAGGCTCCGGCCCCGTTCCTGACCGACGAGCAGCGCAGCACCCTCTACGAGGCGTCCAAGGCGATCTGCACGGAGGCCGGCTACTACGGCGCGGGCACCGTCGAGTTCCTCATCGGCGAGGACGGGATGATCACCTTCCTGGAGGTGAACACCCGGCTGCAGGTCGAGCACCCGGTCTCGGAGGAGACCACCGGCATCGACCTGGTCCGGCAGATGTTCCGGATCGCCGAGGGCAAGGAGCTGGAGCTCGGCGGGGACCCGGAGCCGCGCGGGCACGCGATCGAGTTCCGGATCAACGGCGAGGACGCCGGGCGCAACTTCCTCCCGGCACCGGGCACCGTCGAGCGGATCCACTACCCGGCGGGCCCCGGCGTCCGGCTCGACGCCGGTGTCGAGGACGGGTCGGTCGTCGGCGGCCAGTTCGACTCGCTGCTGGCGAAGCTGATCGTCTCCGGCGCCGACCGGCAGCAGGCCCTGCAGCGGGCCCGCCGCGCGCTGGAGGAGTTCCGGGTCGAGGGCATGGCCACCGTGCTGGACTTCCACCGGCTCGTCGTGACCGACCCGGCGTTCACCGCCACGACCGGTGAGGCCTTCGCCGTGCACACCCGGTGGATCGAGACCGAGTGGGACAACACGGTGCCGCCGTTCGCCGGTGGTGCCGGTGCCGACGAGTCGGCCGCGGAGCGCCGGACCGTGGTGGTCGAGGTCGGCGGGCGACGGCTGGAGGTGTCGCTGCCCGGTGACCTCGCGCTCGGCGGGGGCGGCGGCAACGGCGGCCCGGCGAAGGGCGCGCCGCGGCGGCGCAGCGGAGCCGGCGGCGGGGCGAAGGTCTCCGGCGACGCGGTGACCGCGCCGATGCAGGGCACGATCATCAAGGTCGCGGTGTCCGACGGCGACACCGTCGCGACCGGTGACCTGATCCTCGTCCTCGAGGCGATGAAGATGGAGAACCCGGTCACCGCCACCAAGGACGGCACCGTCACCGGCCTGACCGCCGAGCAGGGCGCCTCGGTCTCCCAGGGCACCGTGATCTGCGAGATCAAGGACTGA
- a CDS encoding Maf family protein, protein MRLVLASASPARLSVLRAAGADPLVEIADVDEDALLAAQPDADPGDAVTVLAAAKAAAVVERVAIEHPDAVVVGCDSMLRIDGELVGKPHDPDTARRRWKTMAGRTGELLTGHAVLRLDGGTVARRAQAHAGTTVRFAEPDHAELEAYLASGEPLAVAGAFTLDGLGGWFVESIDGHPSNVIGISLPLLRRLLGEVGVGVVDLWGPRPV, encoded by the coding sequence GTGCGCCTGGTCCTCGCTTCCGCGTCCCCCGCCCGCCTCTCGGTACTGCGCGCCGCCGGTGCCGACCCGCTCGTCGAGATCGCGGACGTCGACGAGGACGCCCTGCTCGCCGCCCAGCCGGACGCCGACCCGGGCGACGCCGTCACGGTGCTCGCCGCCGCGAAGGCCGCCGCGGTCGTCGAGCGGGTCGCGATCGAGCACCCGGACGCCGTGGTGGTCGGCTGCGACTCGATGCTGCGCATCGACGGTGAGCTGGTGGGCAAGCCGCACGACCCGGACACCGCCCGGCGGCGCTGGAAGACCATGGCCGGACGCACCGGCGAGCTGCTCACCGGGCACGCCGTCCTGCGGCTCGACGGCGGGACGGTCGCCCGGCGGGCGCAGGCGCACGCCGGGACCACCGTCCGGTTCGCCGAGCCGGACCACGCCGAGCTGGAGGCCTACCTCGCCAGCGGGGAGCCGCTCGCGGTCGCCGGGGCCTTCACCCTCGACGGGCTCGGCGGCTGGTTCGTCGAGAGCATCGACGGGCACCCGTCCAACGTGATCGGGATCAGCCTGCCGCTGCTGCGGCGGCTGCTCGGCGAGGTCGGGGTGGGCGTGGTGGACCTGTGGGGCCCGCGACCGGTGTGA
- a CDS encoding SufE family protein: MTERTEQLPPDLAELVDDFAALGPKDRLQLLLELSQELPDLPERYADAADTMEQVHECQSPLFLAVEVGADGDRPVHLFFSAPREAPTTRGFASIMRTGLDGQPAAAVLAVPDDFYTDLGLAEAVSPLRLRGIAAMLTRIKNQVRAAVA; the protein is encoded by the coding sequence ATGACCGAACGGACCGAGCAGCTCCCGCCGGACCTGGCAGAGCTGGTGGACGACTTCGCGGCCCTCGGCCCGAAGGACCGGCTGCAGCTGCTGCTGGAGCTGTCCCAGGAGCTGCCGGACCTCCCGGAGCGCTACGCCGACGCGGCCGACACCATGGAGCAGGTCCACGAGTGCCAGTCGCCGCTGTTCCTGGCCGTCGAGGTCGGGGCCGACGGCGACCGGCCGGTGCACCTGTTCTTCTCCGCACCGCGGGAGGCCCCGACCACCCGGGGCTTCGCCTCGATCATGCGGACCGGGCTGGACGGTCAGCCGGCCGCGGCGGTGCTCGCCGTACCGGACGACTTCTACACCGACCTGGGCCTCGCCGAGGCGGTCAGCCCGCTGCGGCTGCGCGGGATCGCCGCGATGCTCACGCGGATCAAGAACCAGGTCCGGGCCGCCGTCGCCTGA
- a CDS encoding DUF3558 family protein, translated as MCVLVVAGAVVAGCGAAEPAGPFPPRPQDIAVDRIEPCDLLTPELVAELQIDDLDEPSENVVSGARSRNCEGGSWEGGMDYIVQLIDLDATAAIGTGSLDQVAGYGAIREEQDGRYPMCILVVDARPDRAIRVQVGTHRTVEGRPQAMADVCRQAAEFTARIVGTARGLSR; from the coding sequence ATGTGTGTTCTGGTGGTCGCGGGGGCGGTGGTCGCCGGGTGTGGGGCGGCGGAGCCCGCGGGACCGTTCCCGCCGCGGCCGCAGGACATCGCGGTGGACCGGATCGAGCCGTGTGACCTGCTGACGCCGGAACTGGTGGCGGAGTTGCAGATCGACGATCTCGACGAGCCCTCGGAGAACGTGGTCAGCGGCGCACGCTCCCGTAACTGCGAAGGGGGTAGTTGGGAGGGCGGCATGGACTACATCGTGCAGTTGATCGATCTGGATGCCACCGCGGCGATCGGTACCGGTTCACTGGATCAGGTTGCCGGTTACGGGGCGATCCGGGAGGAGCAGGACGGCAGGTACCCGATGTGCATCCTGGTCGTCGATGCTCGGCCGGACAGGGCGATCCGAGTGCAGGTCGGGACGCATCGAACCGTGGAGGGCCGGCCTCAGGCCATGGCCGACGTGTGCCGGCAAGCCGCCGAGTTCACCGCCAGGATCGTCGGAACTGCGCGTGGCCTCAGCAGGTGA
- a CDS encoding response regulator, with the protein MSALRVVLADDQRIVRDGLATVLGLLEGIDVVGTAAGGDSAVGLVAELAPDVLLTDLRMPAGDGVEATRRVRTDHPGTAVVVLTTYVDDDAVVDAIAAGASGWLSKDADAEAIGRALRSAADGVSTVDASVLARLVSARSGGTRPEPAEPPDGLTPREVEVLALIADGLSNTEIARRLVVGEATVKTHVNHLFAKTGLRDRAQAVGYAYRHGLAGR; encoded by the coding sequence ATGAGCGCGCTGCGGGTGGTGCTGGCCGACGACCAGCGGATCGTCCGGGACGGGCTGGCGACCGTGCTCGGCCTGCTCGAGGGCATCGACGTCGTCGGGACGGCGGCCGGCGGCGACTCCGCGGTCGGGCTCGTCGCCGAGCTGGCGCCGGACGTCCTGCTCACCGACCTGCGGATGCCCGCGGGCGACGGTGTCGAGGCGACGCGGCGGGTCCGCACCGACCATCCCGGCACCGCGGTCGTCGTGCTGACCACCTACGTCGACGACGACGCCGTGGTCGACGCGATCGCCGCCGGAGCCTCGGGCTGGCTGTCCAAGGACGCCGACGCCGAGGCCATCGGCCGGGCCCTGCGCTCGGCCGCCGACGGGGTCTCCACGGTGGACGCGTCGGTGCTGGCCCGGCTGGTCTCGGCCCGGTCCGGTGGCACACGGCCCGAGCCGGCCGAGCCACCGGACGGGCTGACCCCGCGCGAGGTGGAGGTGCTCGCGCTGATCGCGGACGGGCTGTCCAACACCGAGATCGCCCGCCGGCTCGTGGTCGGCGAGGCCACGGTGAAGACGCACGTCAACCACCTGTTCGCCAAGACCGGGCTGCGGGACCGGGCGCAGGCCGTCGGCTACGCCTACCGGCACGGGCTCGCCGGGCGGTAG